The Fortiea contorta PCC 7126 genome has a segment encoding these proteins:
- a CDS encoding ParA family protein, which translates to MAKIIAILNGKGGVGKTTTAVNLAANFAKDKKVILIDADIQGSASWWFGRGENDMGFDLSQETDPQLLGNLPKITGYDLVVVDTPPALQSEALAKVIAIADYLILPTPPAAMDLAVVIETVKKAVVPVGVPHRVLLTKVDTRSLGEALEAQNTLMRLGIPACKAFIRAYKAHERAALEGVAITQWRGKHARDAQLDYRRVADELQHDWRK; encoded by the coding sequence GTGGCAAAAATCATCGCTATCCTCAACGGTAAAGGAGGAGTCGGGAAAACGACTACTGCAGTCAACTTGGCTGCAAACTTTGCTAAAGATAAAAAAGTGATTTTGATTGACGCAGATATTCAAGGTTCAGCTAGTTGGTGGTTTGGTCGGGGTGAGAACGATATGGGATTTGATTTATCCCAAGAGACAGATCCGCAACTTTTAGGTAATTTGCCAAAGATAACAGGTTACGATTTAGTAGTGGTGGATACGCCACCGGCGCTACAGTCTGAAGCTTTAGCAAAGGTAATAGCGATCGCAGATTATCTAATTTTACCCACACCCCCAGCTGCAATGGATTTAGCTGTCGTCATTGAAACAGTTAAGAAAGCCGTCGTCCCCGTGGGCGTTCCCCATCGGGTACTGCTAACTAAAGTTGATACGCGCAGTCTGGGGGAAGCACTCGAAGCTCAAAACACTCTCATGCGGTTAGGAATTCCGGCTTGCAAAGCATTTATCCGTGCGTATAAAGCTCACGAACGAGCAGCACTTGAGGGTGTGGCGATTACTCAATGGCGAGGAAAACACGCGCGGGATGCACAGTTAGATTACCGTCGCGTGGCCGATGAACTACAGCATGATTGGAGAAAATAA
- a CDS encoding beta-carboxysome assembly chaperone CcmS, whose translation MIFTTTQPESADNQWRRQLDRFVKKNQQELAALYWGLWLENGKEQGAIGIDLQPTPHFVYCPQEQIEKLNNQVENRLQEILGIIENHQPEVEVVMIGIGKGEIKLIQFAPEPSPPVCFEQVGQAVDGLLELLEGRMREGIFLNAEGR comes from the coding sequence ATGATATTTACTACTACCCAACCAGAATCAGCAGATAATCAATGGCGTCGCCAATTAGATAGATTTGTTAAGAAAAATCAGCAAGAATTAGCTGCACTATATTGGGGACTGTGGTTAGAAAATGGCAAAGAACAAGGTGCAATCGGTATCGATTTGCAACCGACTCCACACTTTGTTTATTGTCCCCAAGAGCAGATAGAAAAATTGAATAATCAAGTGGAAAATCGGTTGCAGGAAATATTAGGAATTATTGAAAATCATCAGCCAGAAGTGGAAGTGGTGATGATTGGAATTGGGAAGGGGGAAATTAAGTTAATTCAGTTTGCACCGGAACCATCGCCGCCCGTTTGTTTTGAGCAAGTTGGTCAGGCTGTGGATGGGTTGTTGGAATTGTTGGAAGGGAGGATGAGAGAGGGGATTTTTTTGAATGCAGAGGGGCGCTGA
- a CDS encoding ABC transporter ATP-binding protein — protein sequence MAIASKSDQVLRKRQHFVHPLSRLLNYGHQYRQQVWLAIASSILNKLFDLAPPALIGLAVDVTVKQQNSIIAQWGVKDIFGQFLILALLTVIVWILESFFEYCYQVLWRNLAQNIQHNLRLDAYEHLQKLELAYFEENSTGGLMSILSDDINQLERFLDVGANDIIHVTTSVVVISGVFFIVAPNIAWMAILPIPFIVSGAIAFQQLLAPRYAEVREKVSLLNGRLSNNLSGMMTIKSFTAEEFELGRLETESAGYRQSNRKAIALSSAFIPFIRMFILAGFTALLLFGGMQTVAGKISVGAYSSLVFLVQGLLWPLTRLGGTFDLYQRAMASTNRVMDLLDTPITIHPGNIALRVDMVRGEIEFKNVTFAYRERLPVIQNLSLRIPAGDTIGIVGATGSGKSTLVKLLLRLYELQNGSITLDGIDLQNLYLRDLRRCIGLVSQDVFLFHGTVAENIGYGSFDAQETHIIAAAKIAEAHEFIINLPQGYETIVGERGQKLSGGQKQRIAIARAVLKNPPILILDEATSAVDNETEAAIGRSLKQITINRTTIAIAHRLSTIRHADNIYVMEHGQIVESGIHEQLLAQDGIYASLWRVQSGIK from the coding sequence GTGGCTATAGCATCTAAGTCTGATCAGGTATTAAGAAAGCGTCAGCATTTCGTGCATCCCCTCTCTCGCCTACTCAACTATGGACACCAATATCGTCAACAAGTTTGGTTAGCGATCGCTTCTTCCATTCTCAATAAACTGTTCGATTTAGCACCACCTGCATTAATTGGGTTAGCTGTGGATGTGACAGTCAAACAGCAGAATTCTATCATTGCTCAGTGGGGAGTTAAAGATATCTTTGGGCAATTTCTGATCCTAGCGCTGCTGACGGTAATCGTTTGGATTCTGGAATCATTTTTTGAGTACTGCTATCAGGTGCTATGGCGTAACTTGGCACAAAATATTCAACATAACCTCCGGTTGGATGCCTATGAGCATCTGCAAAAGCTGGAATTGGCTTATTTTGAAGAAAACAGCACTGGTGGTTTGATGTCTATCCTCAGTGATGATATTAACCAATTAGAGCGGTTTTTAGATGTGGGAGCAAACGACATTATCCATGTCACCACCTCAGTTGTGGTCATTAGTGGTGTGTTTTTTATTGTGGCTCCTAATATAGCATGGATGGCAATATTACCAATTCCATTTATTGTGTCGGGGGCGATCGCCTTTCAGCAATTACTAGCGCCGCGTTACGCTGAGGTCAGAGAAAAAGTAAGTTTACTGAATGGGAGGTTGTCAAATAATCTCAGTGGGATGATGACAATTAAAAGTTTCACTGCTGAGGAATTTGAACTGGGGCGATTGGAGACGGAAAGTGCTGGTTATCGCCAAAGCAACAGAAAAGCGATCGCCCTCTCCTCTGCTTTTATTCCCTTCATCCGCATGTTTATTTTAGCAGGATTTACAGCCTTGTTACTGTTTGGAGGAATGCAAACAGTCGCCGGTAAAATATCTGTAGGCGCATATAGTTCATTAGTATTTCTAGTCCAAGGTTTATTATGGCCATTAACTCGATTAGGTGGCACTTTTGATTTATATCAAAGGGCGATGGCTTCTACTAATCGAGTTATGGATTTATTAGATACTCCTATTACCATTCATCCAGGAAATATCGCTTTAAGAGTAGATATGGTGCGGGGAGAAATAGAGTTTAAAAATGTTACTTTTGCCTATCGAGAGCGACTACCAGTTATTCAAAATTTATCTCTACGAATTCCCGCAGGGGATACAATCGGTATCGTGGGTGCTACAGGCTCAGGCAAAAGCACTTTAGTTAAACTTTTGTTGCGATTATATGAACTGCAAAATGGCTCTATTACCCTAGATGGCATTGATTTACAAAACTTGTATTTGCGAGATTTGCGACGTTGCATCGGCCTAGTCAGTCAAGATGTCTTTTTATTTCATGGTACAGTGGCAGAAAATATCGGTTATGGTAGCTTTGATGCCCAAGAAACACACATAATTGCAGCCGCAAAAATAGCCGAAGCCCACGAATTTATTATCAATTTGCCCCAAGGTTATGAGACAATTGTCGGCGAAAGAGGGCAAAAATTATCAGGTGGACAAAAACAACGAATTGCGATCGCTCGTGCTGTATTGAAAAATCCGCCAATTCTGATTTTAGATGAGGCTACCTCGGCGGTGGATAATGAAACAGAAGCAGCGATTGGGCGATCGCTCAAACAAATTACAATCAACAGGACAACAATTGCGATCGCTCACCGACTCTCAACCATCCGCCACGCCGATAACATTTATGTCATGGAACATGGACAAATAGTAGAATCAGGTATCCATGAGCAATTGCTAGCACAAGATGGTATTTACGCTAGCCTGTGGCGTGTACAAAGTGGTATAAAATAG
- a CDS encoding prohibitin family protein produces the protein MKNPQFANWQTTALGIFLALVVITSLNSFIIINPGQAGVISILGKAKDGALLEGIHLKPPLISNIDVYDLTVQKFEVPAESSTKDLQNLSARFAINFRLDPTQVVEVRRKQGTLENIVSKIIAPQTQEAFKIAAARRTVEEAITKRSELKEDFDTALSDRLDKYGIIVLDTSVIDLTFSPEFARAVEEKQIAEQRAQRAVYVAREAEQEAQADINRAKGKAEAQRLLAETLKAQGGQLVLQKEAIEAWKTGGAQMPKVLVMGSDSEGGVPFIFNLGNMSNQQ, from the coding sequence TTGAAAAATCCACAATTTGCTAACTGGCAAACTACAGCTTTAGGAATTTTTTTGGCACTAGTTGTAATTACTAGTCTTAACTCTTTTATTATCATCAATCCAGGGCAAGCGGGAGTGATTAGTATTTTGGGGAAAGCTAAAGATGGGGCTTTGCTAGAAGGTATCCACCTCAAACCACCCTTAATTTCCAACATCGATGTGTATGATTTGACAGTGCAAAAATTTGAAGTTCCCGCCGAAAGTTCTACTAAAGATTTGCAAAATTTGTCTGCGAGATTTGCGATCAACTTTCGCCTTGACCCAACACAAGTAGTGGAGGTGAGAAGGAAACAAGGGACACTAGAAAACATCGTCTCTAAAATTATCGCCCCCCAAACTCAAGAAGCCTTCAAAATAGCTGCAGCCAGAAGGACAGTAGAAGAAGCAATTACCAAAAGAAGCGAATTAAAAGAAGATTTTGACACCGCTTTGAGCGATCGCTTAGACAAATATGGGATAATTGTGTTAGATACTAGCGTAATTGACTTGACTTTTTCTCCGGAATTTGCTAGGGCAGTAGAAGAAAAACAAATCGCCGAACAACGAGCACAGAGAGCCGTTTACGTAGCGCGGGAAGCTGAACAAGAAGCGCAAGCAGACATTAACCGTGCTAAGGGTAAAGCCGAAGCTCAAAGGCTTTTAGCCGAGACTCTCAAAGCGCAAGGAGGACAATTAGTGCTACAAAAAGAAGCGATAGAAGCTTGGAAGACAGGCGGTGCTCAAATGCCAAAAGTTCTAGTTATGGGTAGTGATTCCGAAGGTGGCGTCCCCTTCATCTTCAATCTCGGAAATATGTCAAATCAGCAGTGA
- a CDS encoding DUF1824 family protein has translation MSTPNHHNFTAEEAKKLLNKFNCLDIAPILKPSEKVSVRRALSLITSLSDYQILGICADTAGEGMLAMKTYSQAFGYEAPSNLPIIEGPVYIKLNGKNGLCYLDSYAGHHRGVLVSCQSYSTAGINEMYGHLPLDLFV, from the coding sequence ATGTCAACTCCTAATCATCACAACTTTACTGCCGAAGAAGCGAAAAAATTGCTAAACAAATTTAACTGTTTAGATATCGCGCCTATCCTCAAGCCATCAGAAAAAGTTTCCGTTCGTCGAGCACTAAGTTTAATTACTAGTCTTTCTGATTATCAAATTCTCGGAATTTGTGCTGATACCGCAGGAGAAGGAATGCTGGCGATGAAAACCTATTCTCAAGCTTTTGGTTATGAAGCACCGAGCAATTTACCAATAATTGAAGGGCCAGTTTATATCAAATTAAATGGCAAAAATGGCTTGTGCTACCTTGATTCTTACGCTGGACATCATCGCGGAGTTTTAGTATCTTGCCAGTCTTATAGTACAGCGGGAATTAACGAAATGTATGGACATTTGCCCCTTGATTTATTTGTATAG
- a CDS encoding ABC-F family ATP-binding cassette domain-containing protein encodes MSIITLQAVKKDFGIKEILKDANFSLDVTDKVGLIGTNGSGKSTLLKMIAGLESIDSGQILVNSGAKIVYLPQQPDLDENRTVLEQIFADSGEHMALVREYEELSDKLAHYPEDTQLMSRLSEVMQKMDTTGAWELETNAKIILTKLGISNFEATIGSLSGGYRKRIALATALLSAPDALLMDEPTNHLDALSVEWLQSYLNRYRGALFLITHDRYFLDRVTNRIIEIDRGDIYTYTGNYSYYLEKKALAEESAISSQRKHQGILRRELEWLKKGPKARSTKQKARIERAHALRDTEFKQAQGKVDISTVSRRIGKKVIDLNHISKSYSDRTLIKDFTYEFSPEDRIGIIGANGAGKSTLMDIITRKIQPDSGTVEIGATIHIGYFNQHSEELLTALNENQRVIDYIKEEGEFIKIADGTQITASQMLERFLFPGNQQYAPIHKLSGGEKRRLFLLRLLMGAPNVLILDEPTNDLDVQTLAVLEDYLEDFSGCVIVVSHDRYFLDRTVDTIFALESGGVVRQYPGNYSVYLDYKKAEEAQQSTQNTKDKPKNIEPQKTTSPEPENKKRRRLSNWEKREFEQLEGKIAKLESEKAEAEKALVNVGAGNYTQVQKLYEQVETLKVAIDVATERWLELAEMDS; translated from the coding sequence ATGAGTATTATTACACTGCAAGCTGTTAAAAAAGACTTTGGTATTAAAGAAATTTTAAAAGACGCTAACTTTAGCTTAGATGTTACAGATAAAGTCGGATTAATTGGTACAAATGGCTCAGGAAAATCAACTCTATTAAAAATGATCGCTGGACTAGAGTCAATTGACAGTGGTCAAATTTTAGTTAACTCTGGTGCAAAAATCGTTTATCTTCCGCAGCAGCCAGATTTAGATGAAAATCGCACAGTTTTAGAGCAAATTTTCGCCGATAGCGGTGAACATATGGCTTTGGTACGAGAATATGAAGAACTTTCAGATAAATTAGCTCACTACCCAGAAGACACTCAATTAATGTCTCGTCTTTCTGAAGTGATGCAAAAAATGGATACAACAGGTGCGTGGGAACTAGAAACTAATGCCAAAATCATCCTCACCAAGTTAGGAATTTCTAACTTTGAAGCCACTATCGGTAGTTTGTCTGGAGGTTATCGCAAACGCATCGCTCTTGCTACAGCTTTGTTATCAGCACCAGATGCTTTGCTCATGGATGAGCCAACAAACCATCTCGATGCTCTTTCTGTAGAATGGTTGCAAAGTTACTTGAATCGCTATCGTGGCGCACTATTTCTCATTACCCACGATCGCTATTTTTTAGATCGTGTCACTAATCGCATCATTGAAATTGACCGAGGCGATATTTACACTTACACAGGTAACTATTCATATTATCTGGAAAAGAAAGCTTTAGCTGAAGAATCTGCTATCAGCAGTCAACGGAAACATCAAGGGATTTTGCGGCGCGAGTTGGAATGGCTGAAAAAAGGCCCAAAAGCCCGGAGTACCAAACAAAAAGCCAGAATAGAACGTGCTCACGCACTGCGTGATACCGAGTTTAAACAAGCTCAAGGTAAAGTTGATATTTCTACAGTTAGTCGCCGCATTGGCAAAAAAGTTATTGACCTCAATCATATTTCTAAATCGTACAGCGATCGCACTTTAATTAAAGACTTCACCTACGAATTTAGCCCAGAAGATAGAATCGGCATTATTGGTGCTAACGGCGCAGGTAAATCCACTTTAATGGATATCATTACCCGCAAAATTCAGCCAGATTCAGGAACCGTAGAAATTGGTGCGACAATTCACATTGGTTATTTTAACCAACATTCAGAAGAATTGCTCACAGCATTAAATGAAAACCAGCGGGTCATCGACTATATCAAAGAAGAAGGGGAATTTATTAAAATAGCCGACGGTACTCAAATCACCGCTTCCCAAATGTTGGAACGGTTCTTGTTTCCTGGAAATCAACAATATGCACCTATTCATAAACTTTCTGGTGGTGAGAAACGGCGATTATTTCTCTTGCGCTTGCTCATGGGTGCACCGAATGTTTTAATCTTAGATGAACCGACTAATGATTTAGATGTGCAAACATTAGCAGTGCTAGAAGACTATCTAGAAGATTTTTCTGGATGTGTAATTGTAGTTTCTCACGATCGCTACTTTTTAGACCGCACTGTAGACACGATTTTTGCCTTAGAATCAGGTGGAGTTGTGCGACAATATCCCGGTAATTATTCTGTTTATTTAGACTACAAAAAAGCCGAAGAAGCCCAACAATCGACGCAGAATACTAAAGACAAGCCAAAAAATATAGAACCGCAAAAAACTACATCTCCAGAACCAGAAAACAAAAAGCGACGCCGACTTTCCAATTGGGAAAAGCGCGAATTTGAACAATTGGAAGGGAAAATTGCCAAACTAGAATCGGAGAAAGCAGAAGCAGAAAAAGCATTAGTAAATGTGGGTGCGGGGAATTATACTCAAGTGCAAAAATTATATGAGCAAGTAGAAACGCTCAAAGTTGCAATTGATGTAGCAACTGAACGCTGGTTAGAATTAGCTGAAATGGATTCTTAA
- a CDS encoding DUF433 domain-containing protein, with the protein MQNLVRITRNPEVMGGKPCIRGLRVTVGAIVGLMASGHAKSDILAAYPYLEEADIYEALAYAAWRAEEIEVPLKSLPDNCFIPGNPSTAVS; encoded by the coding sequence ATGCAAAACCTCGTCAGAATTACCCGCAACCCAGAAGTCATGGGCGGTAAACCCTGCATCCGGGGGCTACGCGTCACCGTTGGTGCGATTGTAGGTTTAATGGCATCAGGACACGCCAAGAGCGACATACTCGCAGCATATCCTTACTTAGAAGAAGCAGATATATATGAAGCACTTGCTTATGCTGCTTGGCGAGCGGAAGAAATTGAAGTTCCGCTGAAAAGTTTACCGGACAATTGCTTTATACCGGGAAACCCGTCCACTGCGGTGTCCTAA
- a CDS encoding DUF5615 family PIN-like protein has protein sequence MKILIDMNLSPDWVKVFEKYDIEAVHWSNVGEPRDKDTVIMDWARANRYIVFTHDLDFGSLLAATGVETPSVIQVRTQDILPTSIENIIISALRQFEFELDNGALVTVDQAQSRVRILPIRRG, from the coding sequence ATGAAAATTTTAATTGACATGAATTTGTCCCCAGATTGGGTAAAGGTTTTCGAGAAGTACGATATTGAAGCTGTCCACTGGTCTAATGTTGGTGAACCCCGTGACAAAGATACGGTAATTATGGACTGGGCAAGAGCCAACAGATATATTGTGTTTACCCACGATTTAGATTTTGGTTCTTTGTTAGCAGCAACAGGAGTAGAAACACCAAGTGTCATTCAAGTAAGGACGCAAGATATTTTACCTACCAGTATTGAAAATATTATAATTTCTGCCTTACGCCAGTTTGAATTTGAACTAGATAATGGTGCTTTAGTTACCGTTGACCAAGCACAATCTAGGGTCAGGATTTTACCAATTAGACGCGGATAA
- the purT gene encoding formate-dependent phosphoribosylglycinamide formyltransferase, translating into MNKSINLPQKLMLLGSGELGKEFVIAAQRLGNYVIAVDRYANAPAMQVADCFEVISMLSADDLEAVVMKHQPDFIIPEIEAIRTEKLAEFEQRGITVIPTADATNYTMNRDRIRELAHQELGIRTAKYGYATTLDEFVAVSDIIGFPNVVKPVMSSSGKGQSVVKDQSEVETAWNYAIANSRGDTQKVIIEEFINFEIEITLLTIKQWNAPTIYCEPIGHRQARGDYQESWQPAEISPEKIAESQAIAKKITDALGGAGIFGVEFFITQDEVIFSELSPRPHDTGMVTLISQNLNEFELHLRAILGLPIPNIDLLAPSASAVILAAEKSDSIAFTGVADALSESDVDIRLFGKPSAHPYRRMGVALAKGLNVQTAREKATRVASKIKLV; encoded by the coding sequence ATGAATAAGTCTATTAATTTACCTCAAAAACTCATGCTTTTGGGTTCAGGGGAACTGGGCAAAGAGTTTGTGATTGCTGCTCAACGTTTGGGGAATTATGTAATTGCTGTTGACCGCTATGCTAATGCGCCAGCAATGCAGGTTGCTGACTGTTTTGAAGTGATTTCTATGCTGAGTGCTGATGATTTAGAGGCGGTAGTTATGAAGCACCAGCCTGATTTTATTATCCCAGAAATTGAGGCAATTAGAACTGAAAAACTGGCAGAATTTGAGCAGCGAGGAATCACAGTTATTCCTACAGCAGACGCTACTAACTACACCATGAACCGCGACCGAATTCGGGAGTTAGCGCACCAAGAATTAGGGATTAGAACTGCTAAATATGGTTACGCTACAACCTTAGATGAATTTGTAGCAGTTTCTGATATAATTGGGTTTCCTAATGTTGTTAAACCTGTGATGTCATCCTCTGGTAAAGGTCAGTCGGTAGTCAAAGACCAGAGTGAGGTTGAGACAGCTTGGAATTATGCGATCGCTAATTCTAGAGGTGATACCCAAAAAGTAATTATCGAAGAGTTTATCAACTTTGAAATTGAAATTACTCTCTTGACGATTAAACAGTGGAATGCACCGACAATATATTGTGAGCCAATTGGTCATCGTCAAGCAAGAGGTGATTATCAAGAATCTTGGCAACCTGCAGAAATTTCTCCAGAAAAAATAGCCGAATCGCAAGCAATCGCTAAGAAAATTACTGATGCTTTGGGTGGTGCGGGAATTTTCGGTGTTGAGTTTTTTATCACTCAAGATGAAGTGATATTTTCTGAACTTTCTCCCCGACCACATGATACAGGAATGGTGACATTAATTTCCCAAAACCTGAATGAGTTTGAACTGCATTTAAGAGCTATTTTAGGCTTACCTATTCCTAACATAGACTTGTTAGCACCTTCAGCAAGTGCGGTAATTTTAGCAGCAGAAAAATCAGATTCCATAGCCTTTACTGGTGTAGCAGATGCTTTATCAGAATCAGATGTAGATATTAGGCTATTTGGTAAACCCAGCGCTCATCCCTATCGCCGTATGGGAGTGGCTTTAGCTAAAGGATTAAATGTGCAAACAGCAAGGGAAAAAGCTACCAGAGTAGCAAGTAAAATTAAATTGGTTTAG
- the crtH gene encoding carotenoid isomerase, translating into MVHSSSFDVIVIGSGIGGLVTATQLAAKGAKVLVLESYLIPGGSAGYFERQGYRFDVGASMIFGLGQHGTTNLLTRALDAVNVNLETIPDSVQIHYHLPQGLDLKVDRIYEKFLQNLIAYFPHEADGIRRFYHECWQVFNCLNTMELLSLEEPRYLMRAFFQHPLACLGLAKYLPQNVGDVTRRYIKDSQLLKFIDMECYCWSVVPANMTPMINAGMVFSDRHYGGVNYPKGGVGKIAQKLVEGLEKTGGKIQYQARVTKIITERGRAIGVQLANGQIYQSKRIVSNATRWDTFEKLLPKDDIPDNEKNWQQRYQKSPSFFSLHLGVQKSVLSRGTECHHILLENWQQMTAHLGTVFVSIPTLLDPDLAPEGYHIIHAFTPDWIDNWQGLTESEYDAKKEAVAGQIIDRLERIFPGLDAGLDYLEAGTPRTHRRFLSRVDGTYGPIPRRKLWGLLGMPFNRTAIPGLYCVGDSTFPGQGLNAVAFSGFACAHRIAVDLNL; encoded by the coding sequence ATGGTTCATAGTTCCTCATTTGATGTCATCGTCATTGGCTCTGGTATTGGTGGGTTAGTAACTGCAACCCAATTAGCAGCGAAGGGGGCGAAAGTATTAGTACTGGAAAGTTATCTGATTCCTGGTGGGAGTGCTGGTTACTTTGAAAGACAAGGCTATCGCTTCGATGTCGGCGCATCCATGATTTTTGGCTTGGGACAACATGGAACTACTAACTTACTCACCCGCGCTCTTGATGCTGTCAATGTCAACTTAGAAACAATCCCTGACTCAGTGCAGATTCACTATCATCTCCCCCAGGGTTTAGACTTGAAAGTTGACCGAATTTATGAAAAATTTTTGCAAAATCTTATTGCTTATTTTCCTCATGAAGCAGATGGTATCCGTCGCTTTTATCACGAATGTTGGCAAGTATTTAATTGCCTCAATACCATGGAGTTGCTGTCACTAGAAGAACCTCGGTATTTAATGCGAGCATTTTTCCAGCATCCTTTAGCATGTCTCGGTTTAGCTAAATATTTACCACAAAATGTCGGCGATGTGACGCGGCGATACATCAAAGATTCCCAGTTATTAAAATTTATTGATATGGAATGTTATTGCTGGTCAGTGGTTCCAGCTAATATGACGCCGATGATTAATGCAGGGATGGTATTTTCAGATAGGCATTATGGCGGTGTTAATTACCCTAAAGGTGGCGTAGGAAAAATTGCTCAAAAATTGGTAGAAGGTTTAGAAAAAACAGGCGGAAAAATTCAATATCAAGCCAGAGTGACGAAGATTATCACAGAAAGAGGACGCGCTATCGGTGTACAACTGGCTAATGGTCAAATATATCAAAGTAAACGGATAGTTTCTAATGCTACACGTTGGGATACCTTTGAAAAACTATTACCAAAAGACGACATACCAGATAATGAAAAAAATTGGCAACAACGTTATCAAAAATCCCCCAGCTTTTTCAGTTTGCATTTGGGAGTGCAAAAATCAGTTTTGTCTCGAGGTACAGAATGTCACCACATTCTGTTAGAAAATTGGCAGCAAATGACAGCACACTTAGGTACGGTTTTTGTGTCTATTCCCACCTTGCTTGACCCAGATTTAGCACCAGAGGGCTATCATATCATTCATGCCTTTACCCCCGACTGGATAGATAATTGGCAAGGATTGACCGAGAGTGAATATGACGCCAAGAAAGAAGCTGTAGCAGGACAAATTATTGACCGACTAGAGCGGATTTTTCCCGGTTTAGATGCTGGGTTGGACTATTTGGAAGCAGGAACACCACGCACCCATCGCCGTTTTTTGAGTCGAGTAGATGGGACTTATGGGCCCATACCCCGACGGAAATTATGGGGATTATTGGGGATGCCATTTAATCGTACAGCGATTCCGGGACTTTATTGCGTAGGGGATAGCACCTTTCCTGGCCAAGGATTAAATGCTGTGGCGTTTTCTGGATTTGCTTGTGCCCATCGCATTGCTGTAGATTTGAATTTATGA
- the upp gene encoding uracil phosphoribosyltransferase has translation MTLQLRVYVPPHPLIKHWLAVARDAATPSVLFRSAMTELGRWLTYEAARDWLPTLETTVQSPLDSCPATLIDPQVPVAVVPILRAGLGLLEGAQTLLPLASVYHLGLVRDEETLEPSCYLNKLPEKFSPQTRVLITDPMLATGGSIMTAMAELTQRGADPSLTRIVCVVAAPPALQKLSAAYPGLNVYTAAIDETLNGNGYIVPGLGDAGDRTFGT, from the coding sequence ATGACGCTACAACTGCGTGTGTATGTTCCACCCCATCCCCTCATTAAGCACTGGTTGGCGGTGGCGCGAGATGCAGCCACACCTTCAGTATTATTTCGGAGTGCAATGACTGAGTTGGGGCGATGGCTGACTTATGAAGCGGCTCGAGATTGGCTACCAACGCTAGAAACAACGGTGCAGAGTCCTTTAGATTCCTGTCCGGCTACTTTAATTGATCCACAAGTGCCTGTGGCTGTGGTGCCGATTCTCCGGGCTGGGCTAGGATTATTGGAGGGAGCGCAGACGTTGCTACCTTTAGCATCAGTTTATCATTTGGGCTTGGTGCGAGACGAAGAGACGTTAGAACCTTCGTGTTACCTGAATAAATTGCCAGAAAAATTTTCTCCCCAAACGCGGGTGTTAATTACCGATCCGATGTTGGCAACTGGCGGATCGATTATGACAGCAATGGCAGAATTAACACAACGGGGTGCTGATCCTAGTTTAACCAGAATTGTTTGCGTGGTGGCTGCTCCACCAGCTTTGCAAAAACTGAGTGCGGCTTATCCTGGTTTAAATGTTTACACTGCGGCTATTGATGAAACACTCAATGGCAACGGATATATTGTACCGGGATTAGGTGATGCAGGCGATCGCACCTTTGGGACTTAA
- a CDS encoding YggT family protein, translating to MNLLFAVLAAFFTYYGYLLIVRVLLTWFPNIDWYNQPFAALSQITDPYLNIFRSFIPPLGGMDISPVLAIILLQVLGGFMDTLSRTPAFF from the coding sequence ATGAATCTATTGTTTGCAGTCCTGGCTGCCTTCTTCACATATTACGGCTATTTACTAATTGTTCGGGTTCTGTTGACCTGGTTCCCTAACATCGACTGGTATAACCAACCATTCGCTGCTTTGAGCCAAATCACAGACCCGTATCTGAATATTTTCCGCTCATTCATTCCCCCATTAGGCGGGATGGACATTTCTCCTGTGTTAGCGATTATACTGCTGCAGGTGTTGGGTGGCTTTATGGACACCCTCAGCCGCACTCCAGCTTTCTTTTAA